The DNA window TCCGAGCCATGGGCCGAAGCTGTGGGCTGAGGCGGTGATTCCCAAACCCGCGGCCTGGACGATCATGCCGGTTGTGATGAACCATTTTCGGCCCCACCGGTCGGACGCGGCGCCGGTAACCAGTTGGGCGGCGCCCCAGGCTGCGGGGTAGGCGGCGGCAAGGATGCCGATCTGGCCTAGGTTCAGCCCGGCGCTGGCGAACAGGACGGGGAAGAGGCCCCAGGCCAGGCCGTCGTTGAGGTTGTTGACGAGGCCGGCTTGGCTTGCTGCTGAGAGGGACCGGTCCTTGAAGCTGGTGAGGGTAAACACCTGGCCGGTCGTGAGTCCAGCATGGGCGTCGCTGTGGGCCTCTACGTGCTGGGTGGCCTCGGTCTGGGCGTGATGGTGGGTTTCCCTGACGGCAAGGACTGTCAGTCCAAGGCCCAGGGCGATGTAGGCGGCTCCGAGCAGGAAGGGGGCAGGGCGGAGGCCGTAGGTGGCGGCCAGGTAGCCGGTAACCAGTGCGGTCACGGCGACGCCCAGGTAGCCGGCCGCCTCGTTGAAGCCCATGGCCAGGCCGCGCCGCTTCGGGCCCACGAGATCCATTTTCATGATGACCGCGGTGGACCAGGTGAGGCCCTGACTGATGCCGAGCAGCACGTTGGCCGCCACGATCCAGGCCCAGGATGGGCCAAGGATGAGCATAAGCGGAACCGGTACAGCGGCCAGCCAGCCAGCGACGAGAACAGGTTTGCGGCCATACCTGTCGGAAAGCGTTCCGGCGAAGTAGTTCATCGCGGCCTTGGACAGGCCGAACGCCAAGATGTACGTCAGCGCGCCTGTGTACAGGTCGAGGTGGAATGTTTGTGAGGCGAGCAGGGGCAGGACGGTGCGTTCCTGGCCAAGGGTGCCGCCGACCAGTGCGTTGACGGTGACCAGCAGCATGAACTGGGCCAGGTTCTGCCGCAGGCCCAGCGCGAGCCCGGCTGAACCGGAGGCGTTGGGAAATGTTTTGCCCGGCATTGGTTGTTCCGTCCTGGTCCGTGACATGAAGGTGGCCCGGGTGCGTTGGGGGAACGCGCCCGGGCCGGGAGCCCGGGCAGGAGGGGGGTCCTGCCCGGGCGGTTTTGGGGTGGTTGGGCCTTTAGGCTGCGGGGACGCTGTTGTGCCAGGTGCTCCACGCGGCGTAGCTGCCGTCTAGTTCGACGACGTCGTACCCGGCCCGGCGCAGGGCACTGGCGGCCACGGAGTTCCGGACACCGGACTGGCAGTACGTCACGATGGTTCCCTCGCCCGGGAGCTTGTCCAGGTGCCACATCACGCGGCCCCCGCTGAGCTGGTACGAACCCGGGATGTTGCCGGCGATGTGCTCGCTGCGGTTGCGCACGTCCAGAACCATGGCCGCGTCGAAGCCCTTGAGTTCCTCGGGCTGGATCAGCTTGGGGGTGAAGGTGGGCAGCCCCTCGATGCTGGTGACGTAACCGGCGACGTTGTCGATGCCGACCCGGACCAGGTGGTCCCACATGTCCTGGGCAGCCTCCTGGTCCTTGGCCAGGAGGACCAGCGGGTTCTTGTCCGTCTCGGGGTTCACTACCCAGGCACCGTAGCTGGCCACGGACTTCCCGGCCGGAACGTTCAGCGAACGGACTACCGTGCCTTCGTGGACTTC is part of the Arthrobacter sp. KBS0703 genome and encodes:
- a CDS encoding MFS transporter; translation: MPGKTFPNASGSAGLALGLRQNLAQFMLLVTVNALVGGTLGQERTVLPLLASQTFHLDLYTGALTYILAFGLSKAAMNYFAGTLSDRYGRKPVLVAGWLAAVPVPLMLILGPSWAWIVAANVLLGISQGLTWSTAVIMKMDLVGPKRRGLAMGFNEAAGYLGVAVTALVTGYLAATYGLRPAPFLLGAAYIALGLGLTVLAVRETHHHAQTEATQHVEAHSDAHAGLTTGQVFTLTSFKDRSLSAASQAGLVNNLNDGLAWGLFPVLFASAGLNLGQIGILAAAYPAAWGAAQLVTGAASDRWGRKWFITTGMIVQAAGLGITASAHSFGPWLGAAIVLGLGTAMVYPTLLAAIGDVAHPAWRARSVGVYRLWRDGGFAVGALLSGILADLYGIPTAIAAIAALTAVSGVVVAVRMRDNDHA